Proteins from a genomic interval of Asterias rubens chromosome 16, eAstRub1.3, whole genome shotgun sequence:
- the LOC117300864 gene encoding ubiquitin carboxyl-terminal hydrolase 37-like, with translation MNAILQSLFCLECFTADMQNQDIIPLMQKSSLYWALAQLLCAKQSNHSAESIGVYLRKVKQAISTTAARFSGFMQHDAQEFLCQCLDQLKDDTERANKRALNSPLDETPGTDDDKIKLRFRYPHDCPIVKNFEFEVMHSTISRWTCPEGVILTRSGRSRRRWSSSSERRV, from the exons ATGAACGCCATTCTCCAGTCGCTATTCTGTCTGGAATGCTTCACTGCAGACATGCAGAATCAAGACATCATTCCACTCATGCAGAAATCAAGTCTCTACTG GGCCTTGGCTCAATTGCTATGCGCCAAGCAGAGCAATCACTCAGCGGAGAGCATTGGGGTGTATCTACGTAAAGTGAAGCAAGCTATCTCCACAACGGCAGCTCGATTCTCTGGATTTATGCAACAC GATGCGCAAGAGTtcctctgtcagtgcctggatcAACTCAAAGACGACACCGAAAGGGccaacaagagggcgctaaactCCCCCTTGGACGAGACCCCAGGGACGGATGATGATAAAATTAAACTGAGGTTTCGCTATCCGCACGACTGCCCGATTGTCAAgaactttgaatttgaagtcATGCACTCTACGATCTCTCGCTGGACATGCCCAGAAGGAG TCATTCTAACCCGATCGGGTCGATCCAGACGGCGCTGGAGCAGTTCTTCAGAGAGGAGGGTATAG
- the LOC117301004 gene encoding putative thiamine transporter SLC35F3, whose product MESTAVNGKQENEMLEDNTESKVQLSNGKVEITMQPKEKKPGDDGCLSDNAKKVIYGLLLVIGIALSWVSATQFAKSTYSATFNAPFFVIWFSTVWMMVCYPVYVVGSFILFKEKRKAGIRSLFREDQKIYGDSGLTILTYFKYIGPFTICWEATNYMYIRALGSIHVTDATALFTTNTAFVYICSWIWLKEKYILIPARSFSVLMCIMGTVLMCYSDGFGGGRAEGVVLALGAALGAALYKVLFFRVVGKATYGQVSLFLSLLGVFNLVFFCPIMVTLYFTGVEKIDWGNLPGAFLCGKAALGLVFNFLVNFGIAVTFPLFIALGTVIGIPLNGVVDSLFRDTQFGWVKILGAAFIMVAFFIMLVPEPLQRKVACWKEGQCPCERQTLDREKEGVDSDAGEKREGENWMRLKQDDNEENVQV is encoded by the exons ATGGAAAGTACAGCCGTGAATGGAAAACAGGAGAATGAAATGTTGGAAGACAACACAGAAAGTAAAG TGCAACTCTCCAACGGCAAAGTAGAGATCACCATGCaaccaaaagaaaagaaacccGGGGATGACGGATGTTTGTCGGACAACGCCAAAAAGGTCATCTACGGCTTGCTTCTAGTGATCGGCATTGCCCTGTCGTGGGTCAGCGCCACGCAGTTTGCTAAGAGCACGTACTCGGCCACATTTAATGCTCCTTTTTTCGTCATCTGGTTCAGCACGGTCTGGATGATGGTGTGTTATCCCGTGTATGTGGTTGGATCCTTCATACTCTTTAAAGAAAAGAGGAAAGCTGGCATACGCTCTCTTTTCAG GGAAGATCAAAAAATTTACGGAGACAGCGGTCTGACGATCCTGACCTACTTCAAGTATATCGGCCCGTTCACCATCTGTTGGGAGGccacaaactacatgtatattcgCGCCCTGGGGAGCATACACGTCACCGACGCTACGGCTCTCTTTACTACAAACACAGCATTTGTCTACATCTGCTCTTGGATCTGGCTGAAAGAGAAATACATTCTTATTCCGGCAAGG AGTTTTTCTGTCCTGATGTGTATTATGGGCACGGTGCTGATGTGCTATTCCGATGGCTTTGGAGGGGGTCGAGCGGAGGGAGTGGTGTTAGCTCTTGGAGCAGCTTTGGGTGCAGCTCTTTATAAG GTACTATTCTTCAGGGTGGTCGGCAAGGCCACCTATGGACAAGTGTCTCTCTTCTTGTCCCTACTCGGTGTGTTTAACCTCGTATTCTTCTGCCCCATCATGGTGACCCTGTACTTCACTGGCGTCGAGAAAATAGACTGGGGCAACCTACCGGGGGCCTTCCTGTGCGGGAAAGCAGCCTTGGGACTGG TTTTTAATTTCTTGGTCAACTTCGGTATAGCGGTGACCTTCCCCTTGTTCATTGCCCTTGGTACAGTCATAGGAATTCCCCTCAACGGAG TTGTGGACTCACTATTCAGAGACACACAGTTTGGATGGGTGAAAATTCTGGGAGCTGCATTCATCATGGTCGCCTTTTTCATCATGCTGGTTCCGGAACCCCTTCAGAGGAAAGTGGCATGCTGGAAAGAGGGCCAGTGTCCATGTGAGAGGCAGACGCTAGACCGGGAGAAAGAGGGGGTGGATTCTGATGCGGGTGAAAAGAGGGAGGGGGAAAACTGGATGCGACTCAAACAAGACGACAACGAGGAAAATGTACAAGTATGA